CTGGATACAGTCGCATCTCTGATGTGTTTACCCGCCAAAAGTTCAGAGGCAGAGGCTTTGCCGCAACTATGATTCACAATCTGGTAATCTACCACCAAAGAATCAGCCAAAACCATCTTTACCTGTTTTCAGAACATCCCGGCACCACAAAAGTCTACGAGAGAACCGGATTTTCACGCTTACCTCAGGATTTTGTAAGCTGGGTAGCGTATAAGGAGTGATTTACTCCATCATTCGTCAACAATAACTCTCGGTATTTGGTATGGTAAACGCGCCAGCAGTTCGTAATTCACCATATTGCTTAATTCCGAAAAAGACGCAACGCTAATTTGCAGATCACCTTGTTTACCAATGAGCACCACCTCATCTCCTGCCTTTACAGCCGGTAGATGCGAGACATTTACCATGAACATATTCATGTTCACCATGCCCACAACGTCGGCTTTTTTCCCGTGTATCAACACATGCCCAAAGTTGCTAAGATTTCTGCTATAGCCATGATAATAGCCTATAGGGATGGTTGCAAGTCTCATATTTTTAGTTGCCAAAAAAGCATTCCCGTAATTTACAAATTTGCCTCGTTCAACATGCTTTATACTCATCACTCTGCTTTTCCAACTAAGTACCGATTTTATGGGATCGCGGGTGAATTTAACTTCTTCAGAAAGTAAATTCTTCATCTTTGTTTCCATCGATGGCCAAAATCCATAATGTGCAATACCAAAACGCACCATATCCATGATAGTATGTGGGTAGATTAACGCCGCTGCAGAACAAGCACTGTGGTAGTATTGTGCCACAACCCCCTGTCTTTTTAAGCTTTTACGCAATCGAATAAAGTTTGAGCTTTGGTCTTGGATGCGTGAGAAATTAGCAATGCTTTCGGCTCCGGCAAAATGAGTACATATTCCCTCAATATTCAGGAATCTGCTATTCTTTTTTATTAACGCAATTACCTCCGGAAGCTCGCATTCATCAAATCCCGTACGATACATCCCCGTTTCCAGTTCCAGGTGGATCTTCGCCTTTTTCTTGGTTTTGCGTGCACAGGATATGGCTTCTTTAAGCCGCTCGATAGTAAAAACATAGAACGCTATTTCATGGTCAATTGCCCAATCCATCTGATCTTCATCGATCATACCCAATACAATCAGATGGCTGTCTCTTCTTTTAACCTGTAATGCCCGATATGCTTCATAAGAATCATATACCGCAAAATGGCGCACTCCGGCAGATTCTGCCAAAGGCACAAATTGTTCTATTCCGTGCCCATAAGCGTTCCCCTTGATAACAGACACAAACACACAATCTTTCCCTATGCGCTTTTTCAAATATCTGATATTGCGTCTTAACGCCTTACCATCCAGTTCTATCCAACTAGGTTGTAACATAATGCTCACTCCTTGAAATAATGGTTTCGAATACTAACATGATACACTTGTAAAGCCCTTAAAATCGTTAGTCAAGAAAAAAAGCCGTAAAATATGTTTTTTAACTGATTTCTGCTTCATAGAATCCATAATAATTATGTTCCGGCTATCCAACTTTTATAAATAATGGTGTAAGATTGTGCTTGACAAAAACCCTATAGCCCCAAATCTTGCTGCAAATGATTCTCAATAAGGATTAGCCATGCAAGAACATCAGATTCAGTTTCGCAGATACCTCGAAAACCACGGGCTTAAGCTCACCAGAAGCAGAAGCTTGATTTTGGAAGCAGTGTATCAATTGCACGAACATTTTGACGCTGAAGCTTTACACGATGTAATCCGCAGTACTAATGTATCTTTAGCTACAGTTTACCGAACACTTCCGTTGCTGGTTGAAGCGGGGCTTATCCAAACTGCCGTACGCTGTGAAGGACGGGAATATTTCGAACATATTTTGGGACACCCAAAGCATGTACACTGGGTATGTGACAAGTGCAAAAATGTGATTGAAACAGATCTTGCCGAACTAATGCCAACAATAGAAAAAAGGGCTAATGAACTTAAGTTTACTACAGATCAGATAAACATAAGTATTAGTGGTCTATGCTGGAAATGCCAGGTTAATGCAAATGACTCTCAATAAAACCCCCGTTATCGCTCTTGCCGGAAACCCTAACGTTGGTAAAACTACTCTGTTTAATGTCTTAACCGGCTCGCGTCAGACTGTTGGCAACTGGCCAGGCGTTACTGTGGAACATAAAAGCGGTTCTTATACTCATAATGGCGTAAAATATGAAGTAATCGACCTTCCGGGTATCTATTCACTTTCCGGCGGCACTCCAGACGAGTTGGTAGCTCGCAATTTTATCTTGAATCAAAAGCCGGATTTGATCATTAATATTGTTGACGCATCCAATCTGGAGCGCAATTTATATCTCACTATCCAACTAATGGAATTAGGAGCGCCCATACTGATGTGCCTTTCCATGGCAGATATCGCCGAACGCAACGGGCTCAAAATTGAACTGCAACATCTAAGTGATCATCTGGGCTTTGAAGTAATGCTCCTAACTTTGAACAAACGTTTCGACCCCAAGCTTTTACTACGGTCAATTGAGAATAATTTACAAAATCCCCCTATTCCAGCTTCAATATTTTACGATCCTATTGTCGAGCAACATCTGGATAAGATCTGGCATAGTACGCTTAGCAATAATAAACTAAACGACAGTCTATTAGATAAACCATTAGCTGAAGATCTTTATTGGGCTGTACAAAAGACACGATGGCAAGCCATTAAGCTAATTGAAGGTGATCCTGAGTACATCTTTCAGCTCGATGAAGACGACCGTCTTGCCGTTGAAAAAGAAGTAAAAGCAATTGAGAAACATCGTGGTCAAGAAGCTCCAAATGTAATTGCCGATGATCGATACGGATACATTCGCGGTTTAGTAAAAGACGTAGTTAAGCGTAAGCATCCGGGAAATTGGACTTTTTCTGATAGCATAGATAGGATTCTGCTCTCGGGAATAATGGGCTTACCATTTTTCTTTGTCGTAATGTATTTGGTCTTTATGATCGCCGTAAGAGCCAGTGAGCCTGTTATCGGTGTAATAGAGAGCGGTCTTTCTTGGCTTTTTCTTGATGCTTTAGGTGGGTTATTGTCTCTGATAAATACTCCTCTATGGTTAAAGTATTTACTTAGCGATGCTCTGGGCGGAGGAATAGTTACGATTGGCACCTTCGTACCACCCATATTTTTTATCTATATAAGCCTTTCCATCTTGGAAGACAGTGGATATATGGCACGAGCAGCATTTATTGCCGATAAGTTTATGCGCCGAATTGGGTTGCCGGGGAAAGCCTTCATTCCGTTATTAGTTGGTTTTGGCTGTACCGTCCCGGCAATTATGGCAACTCGCACCTTAGAAAACCCGCGAGATCGGCTTTTTGCCTCCTTGCTTACTCCGTTCATGAGTTGCGGTGCCAAGCTTCCTGTTTACACCTTCTTAGCCATGATCTTTTTCCCTCAAAGAGCCGATATTGTCATTTTTGGATTGTATTTCTTTGGCATTGTGATGGCGATACTTACCGGGCTATTACTCAAAAAAACTGTGTTCAAATCGGAACCTGGAAATTTCGTGATGGAATTGCCTCCATATCATGTTCCAACTTTTAACGGAATTATGATGCATACTTGGTTTCGTTTGAAAGATTTTATCTTTCGTGCCGGGAAAACCATCCTTATTGTGATCATCATCATCAATATCCTCAGCGTAATAATGGTACCCAATGTATTTAGTCCAAGCCACGAGAAAGTTAGCATTCTTCAAGTTGGCGGACATGCCCTTACTCCAGTGCTCAAGCCGATGGGCATTACTCAAAATAACTGGGCGGCATCTGTTGCCATTATTACCGGTCTTTTTGCTAAAGAAGCCATTGTGGGAACCATGCAAAGTCTTTACAGCGGTACAGATTTGAGCATGGAACTCAATGAAGACGAGCCTTCAAATAATCTAACAAGCAATCTACAAAACAAATTTGGCTCTTGGAAATCTGCCTTGGCATACTTACTGTTTGTTGTGCTCTATTCACCATGTGTGGCTGCACTCACCATGCTTTTCAAAGAACATGGAGGCAAATGGACTTTCTTTACTTTTTTGTATCTAAATCTTTTGGCCTGGCTTATTGCCATGATGTTTTATCAAGTTATGGCTTTTAGTGGAGCATCTTTTTATTGGCTAACTCTGGGATTAGTTATATTATCTCTAATCTATACAAATTTAAGATATATAGGAAACAGACATGAACGCACGGCGTAGAATGAGACAATGGGGTAACCGTTTTTTCCAAAGCAGGCGACAGTGCCCTTGCCAAAGAGGCGATTGCTTACCCATGAGCGACCTTACTGAAGGTATATCTGGAACAGTATATTGTAACAATGATATCAGAACGATTGAGCGCGGAATATATGTGGGGGCAAATATCGTTATCTTTCGCAATGAAGAGGACGAACCTAATATCATTGTCTCAGTAGGCGATTCCCGTTATGTGTTAGATAGGCGCATAGCGCATAAGATCCGCGTAAGAGTAGATTGAATTGCTTTTCCAGTATTCTTTGTTAAGCCCTTAAGCTTTGCTTAGGCATGGTTCAAGCTGGGATCCTCCTGTGTGTACGGGATAATAATGGCCTAAAATAACGCTAATCCTTTGTTAAAGAATAAGGTTGTGAGGCAACGTTTTTCCGGTTTGCGACAATTCTTCGGTGTCGGTAAGGCCAAGCAAAACAAAGGTATGGTCTGCCAATCTCCAGCTTAGTATAAGTGCAGAGTTGCTTTTAAGAAGAAACCTGCGACTTTTGTAACAAGAAGATATTGTCACCCCATTTGCCCCTGCAATCAATTGGTTTATGGATCAGCCAAGAGTGCAAAGACCGCCAATATCAAATTTGGGGCTTTTCGCTTGACAAGATGCTGCAATATTTCATTATGACTAAAAATTCGATTATGGGGTGAGAGTTATGCGAACGAGCATATTATTAATACTGCCTATGGTTTTGTTACTGGTTTCCGCCTGTGAATCTGGAGCAAAATTTAGGATGATTAATCAAACCAGTTATGCTGTCTATGCTTCGGTAGATAATTCTGCGCAAGTAATCATCCCTGGTGGTGAAGAACAGGTATTTGAGGTGGATACAGATACTCAAAGTTTTCTTACCGGAGCGGTTAAGCGTAGTGTAAAGGTAAGAGTATTTGGAGAAACATATAGCTTAATCGATAATATTGACATTCCCCAGCAAGATTCTACTGAAGTAGAGTTGCAAGCTGGTAAAACATTGAATGCATTTTTGAATCCAAACAGAGCGAACATAAAGATAATAAACGAATCTGATGCCCACATCCAAAAAGCAGAGATTTGGCGTCATAAAATTAATCCTTTTTCGGAAAGCCGTACGGCAATACTATTTGATATAGCTCCTGGCTCCGATGCTTGGTTAAGAGTTAAACCTGCTACATTAAGTGAACCTTATATAGATGCTTTTTATTATACTGTAGCAGTATATTTGGAAGATGATGCGGAGAATCCGATTGTGTTTGGTGATGAAGAGAACATCTTGGAAGTAGATACACAATTTGTAGTAACAAT
This genomic window from Candidatus Cloacimonadota bacterium contains:
- the feoB gene encoding ferrous iron transport protein B codes for the protein MTLNKTPVIALAGNPNVGKTTLFNVLTGSRQTVGNWPGVTVEHKSGSYTHNGVKYEVIDLPGIYSLSGGTPDELVARNFILNQKPDLIINIVDASNLERNLYLTIQLMELGAPILMCLSMADIAERNGLKIELQHLSDHLGFEVMLLTLNKRFDPKLLLRSIENNLQNPPIPASIFYDPIVEQHLDKIWHSTLSNNKLNDSLLDKPLAEDLYWAVQKTRWQAIKLIEGDPEYIFQLDEDDRLAVEKEVKAIEKHRGQEAPNVIADDRYGYIRGLVKDVVKRKHPGNWTFSDSIDRILLSGIMGLPFFFVVMYLVFMIAVRASEPVIGVIESGLSWLFLDALGGLLSLINTPLWLKYLLSDALGGGIVTIGTFVPPIFFIYISLSILEDSGYMARAAFIADKFMRRIGLPGKAFIPLLVGFGCTVPAIMATRTLENPRDRLFASLLTPFMSCGAKLPVYTFLAMIFFPQRADIVIFGLYFFGIVMAILTGLLLKKTVFKSEPGNFVMELPPYHVPTFNGIMMHTWFRLKDFIFRAGKTILIVIIIINILSVIMVPNVFSPSHEKVSILQVGGHALTPVLKPMGITQNNWAASVAIITGLFAKEAIVGTMQSLYSGTDLSMELNEDEPSNNLTSNLQNKFGSWKSALAYLLFVVLYSPCVAALTMLFKEHGGKWTFFTFLYLNLLAWLIAMMFYQVMAFSGASFYWLTLGLVILSLIYTNLRYIGNRHERTA
- a CDS encoding ferrous iron transport protein A — translated: MNARRRMRQWGNRFFQSRRQCPCQRGDCLPMSDLTEGISGTVYCNNDIRTIERGIYVGANIVIFRNEEDEPNIIVSVGDSRYVLDRRIAHKIRVRVD
- a CDS encoding transcriptional repressor — its product is MQEHQIQFRRYLENHGLKLTRSRSLILEAVYQLHEHFDAEALHDVIRSTNVSLATVYRTLPLLVEAGLIQTAVRCEGREYFEHILGHPKHVHWVCDKCKNVIETDLAELMPTIEKRANELKFTTDQINISISGLCWKCQVNANDSQ
- the alr gene encoding alanine racemase, translated to MLQPSWIELDGKALRRNIRYLKKRIGKDCVFVSVIKGNAYGHGIEQFVPLAESAGVRHFAVYDSYEAYRALQVKRRDSHLIVLGMIDEDQMDWAIDHEIAFYVFTIERLKEAISCARKTKKKAKIHLELETGMYRTGFDECELPEVIALIKKNSRFLNIEGICTHFAGAESIANFSRIQDQSSNFIRLRKSLKRQGVVAQYYHSACSAAALIYPHTIMDMVRFGIAHYGFWPSMETKMKNLLSEEVKFTRDPIKSVLSWKSRVMSIKHVERGKFVNYGNAFLATKNMRLATIPIGYYHGYSRNLSNFGHVLIHGKKADVVGMVNMNMFMVNVSHLPAVKAGDEVVLIGKQGDLQISVASFSELSNMVNYELLARLPYQIPRVIVDE